In Pseudophryne corroboree isolate aPseCor3 chromosome 3, aPseCor3.hap2, whole genome shotgun sequence, a genomic segment contains:
- the LOC135057785 gene encoding keratin, type I cytoskeletal 17-like, which translates to MSCHWKSGSVRSVSGSVSSHRISSLAGDLAIASEHYSAGNYGANDGLLHGGEKETMQNLNIRLASYLDKVKALEDANADLESKIKEWYIKHQPKIEDYSPYFHIIEDLKHKIVVESCENAKIILQIDNAKLAADDFRIKYENEVCLYQSVDYDICGLRRLLDELDFAKSALGPQLESLKEEIECLKRNHEAEINALKGERSDVNVEINAAPGVELSKLLNNMRSQYEEIAEQNRQKAADWFNEKSTELNREISHSSEMVECHKTQLNELRRSLQEVEIELQAQLAMKKSLECSLAETEHCYSTQLAQLQGYVGNVEEQLSQVRSDLERQNAEYKLLLDIKTRLEREIETYRRLLDGEAWQYKEVSVPVKEPNKTRKVTTIVEEVVNGKIVSKKVNETEEKLKM; encoded by the exons ATGTCTTGTCACTGGAAAAGTGGATCAGTAAGATCGGTAAGTGGCAGTGTCAGCAGCCACAGAATCAGCAGTCTAGCTGGAGACCTGGCCATAGCATCTGAGCACTATTCAGCTGGGAATTATGGTGCAAATGATGGGCTCCTGCATGGAGGAGAGAAGGAGACCATGCAAAACCTCAACATCAGACTGGCTTCCTATCTGGACAAAGTGAAGGCCCTGGAAGATGCCAATGCGGACCTGGAATCAAAGATCAAGGAGTGGTATATAAAACATCAACCAAAAATAGAGGACTACAGCCCTTACTTCCACATCATTGAGGATCTTAAACACAAG ATTGTAGTTGAAAGCTGTGAAAATGCCAAGATCATACTTCAGATTGACAATGCCAAGCTGGCAGCAGATGACTTCAGAATTAA ATATGAGAATGAAGTGTGCTTGTACCAAAGTGTTGATTACGACATTTGTGGCCTGCGCAGACTGTTGGATGAACTGGACTTTGCTAAGTCTGCTCTGGGACCACAGCTCGAGAGTCTGAAAGAAGAGATTGAATGTCTGAAGAGGAACCATGAAGCG GAAATTAATGCTCTAAAGGGAGAAAGGTCCGATGTAAATGTGGAAATTAATGCTGCCCCAGGAGTAGAACTCAGCAAACTTCTGAATAATATGCGCTCTCAGTACGAAGAAATTGCAGAGCAGAACAGGCAGAAAGCTGCAGACTGGTTCAATGAAAAG AGCACAGAACTAAACAGGGAGATTTCCCACAGCAGTGAGATGGTCGAGTGCCACAAGACTCAGCTGAATGAGCTACGACGCTCTCTTCAAGAAGTGGAAATTGAGCTGCAGGCCCAACTTGCCATG AAAAAATCCCTGGAGTGCTCTCTGGCTGAGACGGAGCATTGCTACAGTACTCAGTTGGCACAACTACAGGGCTATGTAGGGAACGTGGAAGAACAGTTGAGTCAGGTCCGCAGCGATCTGGAACGTCAGAATGCAGAGTATAAACTTCTTCTGGACATCAAGACCCGTTTGGAAAGAGAGATTGAGACTTACCGCAGACTACTTGATGGAGAAGC ATGGCAATATAAGGAGGTATCAGTCCCAGTGAAAG AACCAAATAAAACCAGGAAAGTGACAACAATTGTGGAGGAAGTGGTTAATGGCAAGATTGTGTCAAAGAAAGTAAATGAGACTGAAGAGAAACTAAAAATGTAA